From Streptomyces durmitorensis, a single genomic window includes:
- a CDS encoding potassium channel family protein: MTHDSRQARWENRTEAPLAVASLLYLAAYAVLVLASGLPGAGRGVCLAVIFAAWAAFAVDYAVRWRLSGQGLRFVRGHWLDTLVLVLPLLRPLRVVHVYEAVQRRHGKPRLALHARVVTYAGLSALLLGFTGALAVYQQEHAARGATIRTFGDAAWWASATLATVGYGDETPVTPLGRLIAVGVMLCGLALLGAVTGAFSSWLLQVFAREDDERPPGR; the protein is encoded by the coding sequence ATGACCCATGACAGCCGTCAGGCACGCTGGGAGAACCGCACGGAGGCGCCGCTGGCCGTGGCGTCGCTGCTCTACCTCGCCGCGTACGCGGTGCTGGTCCTGGCCTCCGGGCTGCCCGGGGCAGGGCGCGGCGTCTGTCTCGCGGTGATCTTCGCGGCCTGGGCCGCGTTCGCCGTGGACTACGCGGTGCGGTGGCGGCTGAGCGGGCAGGGACTGCGCTTCGTACGCGGCCACTGGCTGGACACCCTCGTCCTCGTCCTGCCCCTGCTGCGGCCGCTGCGCGTCGTGCACGTCTACGAAGCGGTCCAGCGCAGGCACGGGAAGCCGCGTCTCGCGCTGCACGCGCGCGTGGTCACGTACGCCGGTCTCTCGGCGCTGCTCCTCGGCTTCACCGGGGCGCTGGCCGTCTATCAGCAGGAGCACGCGGCGCGGGGCGCCACGATCCGCACGTTCGGGGACGCGGCGTGGTGGGCATCGGCCACGCTCGCGACCGTGGGCTACGGCGACGAGACGCCCGTGACGCCGCTGGGGCGGCTGATCGCGGTCGGCGTGATGCTCTGCGGCCTCGCGCTGCTCGGCGCGGTGACGGGAGCGTTCTCGTCGTGGCTGTTGCAGGTGTTCGCGCGGGAGGACGACGAGAGGCCCCCGGGACGGTGA
- a CDS encoding HIT family protein yields the protein MLHCMTSEPEQQIGVGTQDAFQRLWTPHRMAYIQGENKPSGPGADDGCPFCSIPAKSDEDGLVVARGEQVYAVLNLYPYNGGHLMVVPYRHVADYTELTALETAELAEVTKQAMTALRAASGAHGFNIGMNQGTVAGAGIAAHLHQHLVPRWGGDTNFMPVVGHTKVLPQLLADTRKMLADAWPAAR from the coding sequence ATGCTGCACTGCATGACGAGTGAGCCGGAGCAGCAGATCGGAGTGGGGACGCAGGACGCGTTCCAGCGCCTGTGGACGCCCCACCGGATGGCGTACATCCAGGGCGAGAACAAGCCGAGCGGTCCGGGCGCCGACGACGGCTGTCCCTTCTGCTCCATCCCGGCCAAATCCGACGAGGACGGTCTGGTCGTCGCGCGCGGCGAGCAGGTGTACGCGGTGCTCAACCTCTACCCGTACAACGGCGGCCACTTGATGGTCGTGCCCTACCGCCACGTCGCCGACTACACGGAGCTGACCGCCCTCGAGACGGCCGAGCTCGCCGAGGTCACCAAGCAGGCCATGACGGCGCTGCGCGCCGCGTCCGGGGCGCACGGCTTCAACATCGGCATGAACCAGGGCACGGTGGCGGGGGCCGGCATCGCCGCGCATCTGCATCAGCACCTCGTGCCGCGCTGGGGCGGGGACACGAACTTCATGCCGGTCGTCGGCCACACGAAGGTGCTGCCGCAGCTGCTCGCGGACACCCGCAAGATGCTGGCCGACGCCTGGCCCGCCGCGCGCTAG
- a CDS encoding elongation factor G-like protein EF-G2 — protein sequence MGDKANAHPGAAGRATAADHPASVRNVVLVGHSGSGKTTLVEALALTAGAVNRAGRVEDGTAVSDYDDIEHRQQRSVQLSLVPVEWGGFKINLLDTPGYADFVGELRAGLRAADAALFVVSAAEGREGITGATRMVWEECAAVGMPRAIVVTHLEAARADFSDMTRTCADAFGADDPDAVLPLYLPLHGTEGPDGHAPVTGLVGLLSQRIFDYASGERKESEPGDDQLPLIEDARNKLIEGIIAESEDESLMDRYLSGEDIDFKTLVDDLERAVARGIFHPVLAAAPAAEGARQGIGTVELLELITGGFPTPLEHPAPAVTTPGGKPRPALTCDPDGPLVAEVVKTASDPYVGRVSLVRVFSGTLRPDETVHVSGHGLADRGHEDHDVDERVGALSSPFGKQQRTLTRCIAGDLACVAKLNRAETGDTLSAKDNPLLMEPWDMPDPLLPLAIQAHSKADEDKLSQGLSRLVAEDPTMRLEQNQDTHQVVLWCLGEAHADVALERLRSRYGVRVDVVTHKVSLRETFAGRSGGRGRHVKQSGGHGQYAICEIEVEPLPGGSGIEFVDKVVGGAVPRQFIPSVEKGVRAQAARGVAAGYPLIDVRITLLDGKAHSVDSSDAAFQTAGALALREASAEARIHLLEPVAEVRVLVADDHVGAVMSDLSGRRGRVVGTEQAPGGRTLVRAEVPEIEIGRYAVDLRSLSQGTARFSRTYARHEPMPPQLSERIREQAQDVS from the coding sequence ATGGGCGACAAGGCGAACGCACACCCCGGAGCCGCCGGCAGGGCTACAGCGGCCGACCACCCCGCGTCCGTACGGAATGTGGTGCTGGTCGGCCACAGCGGATCGGGCAAGACGACTCTGGTGGAGGCCCTCGCGCTGACCGCGGGGGCGGTGAACCGCGCGGGCCGCGTGGAGGACGGCACCGCCGTCTCCGACTACGACGACATCGAGCACCGTCAGCAGCGCTCGGTGCAGCTGTCCCTGGTCCCCGTCGAATGGGGCGGCTTCAAGATCAATCTTCTGGACACCCCCGGGTACGCCGATTTCGTCGGCGAGTTGAGGGCCGGTCTGCGCGCGGCGGACGCGGCCCTTTTCGTCGTTTCGGCGGCCGAGGGCAGAGAAGGCATCACCGGCGCGACCCGCATGGTGTGGGAGGAGTGCGCGGCGGTCGGCATGCCGCGGGCCATCGTGGTGACGCACCTGGAGGCGGCCCGCGCCGACTTCAGCGACATGACGCGGACCTGCGCCGACGCGTTCGGGGCCGACGATCCCGACGCCGTGCTCCCGCTGTACCTGCCGCTGCACGGGACCGAGGGGCCTGACGGGCACGCACCGGTGACCGGCCTGGTCGGGCTGCTCTCGCAGCGGATCTTCGACTACGCGTCCGGCGAGCGCAAGGAGTCCGAACCGGGCGACGACCAGCTCCCGCTCATCGAGGACGCACGCAACAAACTGATCGAGGGGATCATCGCCGAGAGCGAGGACGAGTCCCTCATGGACCGTTACCTCAGCGGCGAGGACATCGACTTCAAGACACTCGTGGACGACCTGGAACGGGCCGTGGCGCGCGGCATCTTCCACCCCGTCCTCGCGGCGGCGCCCGCGGCCGAGGGCGCCCGGCAGGGCATCGGCACGGTGGAGCTCCTCGAACTGATCACGGGCGGCTTCCCCACCCCCCTGGAGCACCCGGCGCCGGCCGTCACCACACCGGGCGGCAAGCCGCGGCCCGCGCTCACCTGCGACCCCGACGGGCCGCTGGTCGCCGAGGTCGTGAAGACCGCGTCCGACCCCTACGTGGGGCGCGTCTCGCTCGTACGCGTCTTCTCCGGCACCCTGCGCCCCGACGAGACCGTGCACGTCTCCGGGCACGGCCTTGCCGACCGCGGCCACGAGGACCACGACGTCGACGAGCGCGTCGGCGCTCTCTCCTCCCCCTTCGGCAAGCAGCAGCGCACGCTCACCCGCTGCATCGCGGGCGATCTGGCCTGCGTCGCCAAGCTGAACCGCGCCGAGACGGGCGACACCCTCTCGGCCAAGGACAATCCGCTCCTGATGGAGCCCTGGGACATGCCCGACCCGCTCCTGCCGCTCGCCATCCAGGCGCACAGCAAGGCGGACGAGGACAAGCTCTCCCAGGGGCTCTCGCGCCTGGTCGCCGAGGACCCGACGATGCGCCTGGAACAGAACCAGGACACCCACCAGGTGGTCCTGTGGTGCCTGGGCGAGGCCCACGCGGACGTCGCCCTGGAACGGCTGCGCAGCCGGTACGGCGTGCGGGTCGACGTCGTGACCCACAAGGTCTCCCTCCGGGAGACGTTCGCGGGCAGGTCGGGGGGACGCGGCCGCCATGTGAAGCAGTCCGGCGGCCACGGCCAGTACGCGATCTGTGAGATCGAGGTCGAACCGCTGCCGGGCGGCAGCGGCATCGAGTTCGTCGACAAGGTCGTGGGCGGCGCCGTGCCCCGGCAGTTCATCCCGTCCGTCGAGAAGGGCGTGCGGGCGCAGGCCGCGCGGGGTGTGGCCGCCGGCTACCCCCTCATCGACGTACGGATCACGCTGCTCGACGGCAAGGCGCACTCGGTGGACTCCTCCGACGCCGCGTTCCAGACGGCGGGCGCGCTCGCCCTGCGCGAGGCATCGGCCGAGGCCAGGATCCATCTCCTGGAGCCGGTGGCCGAGGTGCGGGTCCTGGTCGCCGACGACCATGTGGGCGCGGTGATGAGCGACCTCTCGGGGCGTCGCGGCCGGGTGGTCGGGACCGAGCAGGCGCCCGGCGGGCGCACGCTCGTACGGGCCGAGGTGCCCGAGATCGAGATCGGGCGGTATGCCGTGGACCTGCGGTCCCTGTCGCAGGGCACCGCGCGCTTCAGCCGGACGTACGCACGCCACGAGCCCATGCCTCCGCAGCTCTCCGAGAGGATCCGTGAACAGGCCCAGGACGTCTCCTAG
- the pgsA gene encoding phosphatidylinositol phosphate synthase has product MLNKYARAFFTRVLTPFAAFLIRRGVSPDAVTFIGTAGVVAGALVFFPRGEFFWGTIVITLFVFSDLVDGNMARQLGRSSRWGAFLDSTLDRVADSAIFGGLALWYAGSGDNDVLCAVSIFCLASGQVVSYTKARGEAIGLPVAVNGLVERAERLVISLVAAGLAGLHKFGVPGIDVLLPIALWIVAVGSLVTLVQRVVTVRKEAAEADAATQAPAQGSEATS; this is encoded by the coding sequence ATGCTGAACAAGTACGCGCGTGCATTCTTCACGCGTGTTCTCACACCGTTCGCCGCGTTTCTCATCCGTCGCGGCGTGAGCCCCGACGCGGTCACGTTCATCGGCACCGCCGGTGTGGTGGCGGGCGCGCTGGTCTTCTTCCCCCGCGGAGAGTTCTTCTGGGGCACGATCGTCATCACGCTCTTCGTGTTCTCCGACCTCGTCGACGGGAACATGGCGCGGCAGCTGGGACGCTCCAGCCGCTGGGGAGCCTTCCTCGACTCGACACTCGACCGGGTGGCCGACAGCGCGATCTTCGGTGGCCTGGCGCTCTGGTACGCGGGCTCCGGCGACAACGACGTCCTGTGCGCCGTCTCCATCTTCTGCCTGGCCAGCGGCCAGGTGGTCTCGTACACGAAGGCGCGCGGCGAGGCGATCGGCCTGCCCGTCGCCGTCAACGGCCTGGTGGAGCGCGCCGAGCGCCTGGTGATCTCGCTGGTCGCCGCGGGCCTGGCGGGACTGCACAAGTTCGGGGTCCCCGGCATCGACGTCCTGCTGCCGATCGCCCTGTGGATCGTCGCCGTGGGCAGCCTCGTCACGCTCGTCCAGCGCGTCGTGACCGTGCGCAAGGAGGCCGCCGAGGCGGACGCGGCCACGCAGGCACCGGCCCAGGGCAGTGAGGCCACGTCGTGA